In Hyphomicrobium denitrificans 1NES1, the genomic stretch AGGATCTTTGAAACCTATACAGGCGAGAGTGCCTCAATGATCCGGCATTCGGCGATGGTGCCGCAACTACACTGGCCGATGATGCTGTCGAGCTCTCTCCGCAATGCTGTCAGGTCAGCGATCTTGCGATCAACGTCGGAAAGGTGCTGACGGGCGATCGCATCCACTGCCCCGCAGGATCGATTTTTCTGGTCTGAAAGGCTCAGGAGCTCACGGACTTCATCGATCGTGAAACCCAGATCCCTGGCCCGGCGGACAAAGCTCAGTCGTCCGACCTGATCGTCGGAATAGACGCGGTAATTGCTGCTTGTGCGCGCCGGCGGCGGTAGGAGGCCGATCCGCTCATAGTAGCGGATCGTCTCGATTTTCGTCTCTGTGAGCTTGCCGAGCTCACCGATCGTCACAAACTCTGGAGCCATGGCCCTTGACCCTGTAGTTGCTACAGGGTCCATGTGGGAGGTTGCGTCGCAAAAGTCGAGGTGGCCATGCTTGCGGAACCGGAAATCGTTGGGGATCCGCTCAAGATGCGCGTCGAGGGCATGGACTGCGGCAGTTGCGCCCTGAAGATCGAGAACGCGTTAAAGCGCCTTCCCGGGGTCAGCGACATCGCTATGACCTACGCTACCGAAACCCTGGTGTTCCGTCTCGACAAAGATCGCACCAAGCGCGCCGTTGTCGAGGATAAGATCCGAGCGCTCGGCTTCACGCCACTGCCAGCGGCCGGGACCAGGATGCTTCGCTCGGAGCAAGCGAGCGACGCAGACGATGGTAGGGATCGGCTCTGGTGGCGCACGCGCAAAGGCGTGTTTGTCCTCGGCACGGGGGCACTCCTCGCGATTGCCTATGCAATCTCCATCGCGGTTCCCAGCGCTTCCTATTGGGCTTATCTCGGCGCGGCCATTGTTGGGCTTGTCCCGATCGCGCGCCGGGCGGTCACCGGCGCCTTGTCGGGCACGCCCTTTGGCATCGAGACTTTGATGACCGTTGCAGGGATCGGCGCCGTCTCGATCGGCGCGGCCGAGGAAGCAGCAGTGGTCGTTTTCCTGTTCGCTGTCGGCGAGGTTCTTGAAAGCATCGCCGCAGGCCGGGCTCGGGCTGGCATCAAGGCATTGATGAACTTGGTGCCTCGTACGGCGCTCGTCGAACAGGCAAGCGAGACGCGCGAGATACCTGCCGAAAAGCTCGCTGTCGGCGACATCGCCCTCGTCCGTCCCGGTGATCGCATTCCGTCCGACGGCGAGATCATCGAAGGGAATTCCGACATCGACGAGGCGCCGGTGACTGGAGAATCGGTCCCCATCGCCAAGGCGGCCGGCGATGCCGTGTTTGCTGGCAGCATTAACACCAGCAGCAGCCTTCGCGTCCGTATCTCACGAACGGCCGCTGACAACACGATCGCACGCATCATCCATCTGGTCGAGGAGGCGCAGGGTTCGAAGGCCCCCACCGCGCGGTTCATCGATCGTTTTGCGGCTTATTACACGCCGGCGGCCATGGTGGTCTCGGCTCTCATCATCCTGGCGCCACCGCTACTGTTTGCGGCTGAATGGTCGACCTGGATTTACCGTGGGCTCGCGACGCTGCTCATTGCCTGCCCGTGCGCGCTCGTCATCTCAACGCCGGCAGCAATTGCCTCCGGTCTCGCGGCGGGCGCCCGGCGCGGCCTGCTGATCAAGGGCGGGGCCGCGCTCGAAACTCTCGGAAGGGTCGTGACGGTCGCCTTTGACAAGACCGGCACCCTAACCGTCGGCAGACCGGAAATCACCGACATCGTCGCGGTCGATGGGGAAGAGGCGGAGCTTCTCGCGAAGGCTGCGGCTGTGGAGCGCGGTTCCAGTCATCCGCTCGGGCTCGCCATCATCTCGGCGGCGGAAAAGAAAGGCCTTTCCATCCCACAGGCTTTCGGTGGTAGCACAGCGGTTCCAGGCAAAGCGGTGACGGCACGGCTAAAGAGTGGATTCGTGTCAGTCGGTTCGCCCCGCTATGCCGCAGAGGTGGTCTCGATTCCGGTCACCATCGACAGCCGCATCGATGCTCTAGAGGCCGAGGGCAAGACCGTCGTTGTCGTGCTCGCTTCCAAGCGCATTGCCGGCCTGATTGCGCTGAGGGACGAGCCGCGCCGAGACGCCGCCCAAGCCGTGACCGCGCTCAAGAGGATCGGCGTCCGCGTGCTGATCCTGACCGGCGACAATGAGCGCACAGGAAACGCGATCGCTGATGGACTTGGTCTTGAGGCCAAGACCGAGCTGCTACCTGACGCGAAGCTCGCCGAGATTGCCGCGCTAAAAGAACGCGGTCCGGTCGCCATGATCGGTGACGGTATCAACGACGCGCCGGCGCTCGCAGCCGCGTCCGTCGGTATCGCCATGGGCGGCGGCACCGATGTCGCCTTGGAGACGGCCGACGTGGCGTTGCTCAAGGATCGTGTCGGCGGTGTGGTCGAGCTCATCCGGCTATCGAAGGCGACGCTTTCCAACATTTGGCAGAACATCGCGCTGGCGCTTTGCCTCAAGGGTGTTTTCCTCGCGACTACCCTGTTCGGGGTGACGTCGCTCTGGATGGCGATCCTCGCGGATACGGGTGCGACTGTGCTCGTAACGG encodes the following:
- a CDS encoding MerR family transcriptional regulator, with the translated sequence MAPEFVTIGELGKLTETKIETIRYYERIGLLPPPARTSSNYRVYSDDQVGRLSFVRRARDLGFTIDEVRELLSLSDQKNRSCGAVDAIARQHLSDVDRKIADLTALRRELDSIIGQCSCGTIAECRIIEALSPV
- a CDS encoding heavy metal translocating P-type ATPase, whose protein sequence is MLAEPEIVGDPLKMRVEGMDCGSCALKIENALKRLPGVSDIAMTYATETLVFRLDKDRTKRAVVEDKIRALGFTPLPAAGTRMLRSEQASDADDGRDRLWWRTRKGVFVLGTGALLAIAYAISIAVPSASYWAYLGAAIVGLVPIARRAVTGALSGTPFGIETLMTVAGIGAVSIGAAEEAAVVVFLFAVGEVLESIAAGRARAGIKALMNLVPRTALVEQASETREIPAEKLAVGDIALVRPGDRIPSDGEIIEGNSDIDEAPVTGESVPIAKAAGDAVFAGSINTSSSLRVRISRTAADNTIARIIHLVEEAQGSKAPTARFIDRFAAYYTPAAMVVSALIILAPPLLFAAEWSTWIYRGLATLLIACPCALVISTPAAIASGLAAGARRGLLIKGGAALETLGRVVTVAFDKTGTLTVGRPEITDIVAVDGEEAELLAKAAAVERGSSHPLGLAIISAAEKKGLSIPQAFGGSTAVPGKAVTARLKSGFVSVGSPRYAAEVVSIPVTIDSRIDALEAEGKTVVVVLASKRIAGLIALRDEPRRDAAQAVTALKRIGVRVLILTGDNERTGNAIADGLGLEAKTELLPDAKLAEIAALKERGPVAMIGDGINDAPALAAASVGIAMGGGTDVALETADVALLKDRVGGVVELIRLSKATLSNIWQNIALALCLKGVFLATTLFGVTSLWMAILADTGATVLVTANALRLLRFHSEASAGS